One window from the genome of Salvia splendens isolate huo1 chromosome 9, SspV2, whole genome shotgun sequence encodes:
- the LOC121747164 gene encoding calcium-binding allergen Ole e 8-like → MASNPSMYLEDMNEVGKVFARFDTNSDGKISADELAGVLKALGSSTSPDEVGRMMQEIDTDHDGHISLHEFAAFCTASADPYKSADKELREAFNLYDQDSDGKISVAELHQILSRLGERFSEEECAGMIKSVDSDGDGFVNFEEFTKMMTTTTNTNGANAAL, encoded by the coding sequence ATGGCCTCCAACCCCTCAATGTACCTCGAAGACATGAACGAGGTCGGCAAAGTCTTCGCGCGCTTCGACACCAACAGCGACGGCAAGATCTCCGCCGATGAGCTCGCCGGCGTCCTCAAAGCCCTCGGATCCTCCACCTCCCCCGACGAGGTCGGCCGTATGATGCAGGAGATCGACACCGACCACGACGGCCACATCAGCCTCCACGAATTCGCCGCTTTCTGCACCGCCAGCGCCGATCCGTACAAGTCCGCTGACAAGGAGCTGCGCGAGGCCTTCAACCTCTACGACCAGGACAGCGACGGCAAGATATCCGTCGCCGAGCTCCACCAGATCCTCTCTCGCCTCGGCGAGCGCTTCTCTGAGGAAGAATGCGCCGGTATGATCAAGTCTGTCGATTCCGATGGGGACGGCTTCGTCAATTTCGAGGAGTTCACGAAGATGATGACGACTACCACCAACACCAATGGCGCTAATGCTGCGCTTTAG
- the LOC121748929 gene encoding ERAD-associated E3 ubiquitin-protein ligase component HRD3A-like translates to MFYRKTQHLSYALLLLSLLPAATLARPFVLVLSQDDLSDPAAAAAAANLPDDVSDFDEFSDSESKPDWVLDPGSWSPLFEPDPNSKIPSPNDGDEVIYYSGVSKMVEAASRGDFRVIEEAVAEIEAASTLGHPHGQSVMGFLYSMGIGRERSDAKAFLQHYFAAQGGNMQSKMALAYTYYRQEMHEKAVKLYAELAEVAVNSFLISKDSPVIEPVRIHTGAEENKEALRKSRGEDDEDFQILEYQAQKGNAGAMYKIGIFYYFGLRGVRRDHAKALRWFSKAVEKGEPRSMELLGEIYARGAGVERNYTKALEWLTLASRQQLYSAYNGMGYLYVKGYGVEKKNYTKAKEYFDKAAENDEPCGFYNLGVMYLKGLGVKRDLKIATKYFALAANAGQPKAFYQLAKMFHTGVGLKKNLHMATALYKLVAERGPWSSLSRWALESYLKGDIGKAFLLYSRMAEIGYEVAQSNAAWILDKYGERSMCMGVSGHCTDAERHQRAHVLWWRASEQGNEHAALLIGDAYYYGRGTERDFDRAAEAYMHAKSQSNAQAMFNLGYMHEHGLGLPLDLHLAKRYYDQALEVDPAAKLPVSLALAGLWIRRNHANSFLVGMIDSLPEVYPKVEAWVENVIMEEGNATILTLFVCLLTVLYLRERQRRHAAVGDIPPHQQPGEQAAPLIN, encoded by the exons ATGTTCTACCGGAAAACCCAGCATCTGAGCTACGCTCTTCTGCTTCTCAGCCTCCTGCCCGCCGCCACTCTCGCCCGCCCATTCGTCCTCGTCCTCTCTCAGGACGATCTATCGGACcccgcggcggcggcggcggcggcgaatcTGCCCGACGACGTTTCCGATTTTGATGAATTCTCCGATTCCGAATCGAAGCCAGATTGGGTCCTCGATCCCGGCTCCTGGTCCCCACTTTTCGAGCCTGATCCCAACTCCAAAATCCCCAGCCCTAATGATGGCGACGAGGTAATTTACTATAGTGGGGTGAGCAAAATGGTAGAGGCGGCGAGCAGAGGGGATTTTAGGGTTATTGAGGAGGCGGTGGCGGAGATCGAGGCGGCTTCTACTCTGGGGCATCCGCATGGCCAGTCGGTGATGGGGTTTTTATATAGCATGGGGATTGGGAGGGAGAGGAGCGACGCTAAAGCATTCTTGCAGCACTATTTTGCTGCGCAGGGCGGAAATATGCAGTCTAAGATGGCATTGGCATACACTTACTATCGCCAAGAA ATGCATGAAAAAGCAGTTAAACTGTATGCTGAACTGGCTGAGGTAGCAGTGAATAGTTTTCTTATTTCAAAGGATTCACCTGTTATTGAACCTGTCAGAATCCACACTGGCGCTGAGGAAAATAAAGAAGCTCTCAGAAAGTCCAGAGGAGAGGATGATGAAGATTTCCAGATATTGGAATATCAGGCTCAAAAAGGCAATGCAGGTGCTATGTACAAAATTGGAATATTTTACTACTTTGGGTTGAGGGGTGTGAGGCGTGATCATGCTAAGGCATTACGGTGGTTCTCAAAGGCGGTAGAGAAGGGAGAGCCTAGGTCAATGGAACTTCTTGGGGAGATATATGCCAGAGGTGCTGGGGTTGAACGTAACTATACTAAGGCTTTAGAATGGCTAACCCTGGCATCAAGACAACAACTTTATTCAGCTTACAATGGCATGGGGTATTTATATGTAAAGGGTTATGGAGTGGAGAAAAAGAACTACACCAAG GCAAAAGAATACTTTGATAAAGCTGCTGAGAATGATGAACCTTGTGGGTTCTACAACCTTGGTGTGATGTATTTAAAAGGACTTGGGGTTAAGCGGGACTTGAAGATAGCAACCAAGTACTTTGCACTGGCTGCTAATGCAGGTCAGCCGAAAGCATTCTACCAATTAGCAAAGATGTTTCATACTGGTGTGGGTCTCAAGAAGAATCTTCATATG GCAACAGCTCTGTACAAACTAGTTGCAGAGCGTGGGCCATGGAGTTCGTTGTCTAGATGGGCACTGGAATCATATCTGAAAGGTGATATTGGCAAAGCATTCCTTTTGTATTCAAGAATGGCAGAGATAGGGTATGAGGTCGCACAAAGTAATGCTGCTTGGATTTTGGACAAGTATGGGGAACGCAGTATGTGCATGGGTGTGTCTGGACACTGCACGGATGCTGAAAGGCATCAACGTGCTCATGTTCTATGGTGGCGAGCTTCCGAGCAGGGAAATGAACACGCTGCTTTGCTGATAGGGGATGCATATTACTATGGCCGA GGCACAGAACGGGATTTCGATCGTGCTGCTGAAGCTTATATGCATGCTAAATCTCAGTCCAACGCACAGGCCATGTTCAACCTCGGATACATGCATGAGCATGGGTTGGGACTACCACTGGATCTTCACCTTGCCAAGCGTTACTATGATCAAGCCTTAGAAGTTGATCCTGCTGCAAAGTTACCTGTATCCCTTGCCCTTGCTGGTCTGTGGATTAGAAGAAATCATGCCAACAGTTTCCTA GTTGGTATGATTGATTCTCTCCCAGAAGTTTATCCAAAAGTGGAGGCTTGGGTGGAGAACGTGATCATGGAGGAAGGCAATGCAACAATTCTGACGCTCTTCGTCTGCCTCCTTACAGTTCTTTACTTGAGGGAGCGGCAAAGGAGACATGCTGCTGTCGGTGACATACCCCCACATCAGCAGCCCGGCGAACAGGCTGCACCTCTAATCAATTGA